Proteins encoded within one genomic window of Camelina sativa cultivar DH55 chromosome 19, Cs, whole genome shotgun sequence:
- the LOC104764082 gene encoding rubisco accumulation factor 1.2, chloroplastic, with the protein MFSLKSSISSSPFTQSTTHGLFTNPNTRPVNPLPRTVSFTVTASMIPRKGSANMIPKNPPAKRQLYQPFRPPSSPIPPQFRSLDSAGKIEILSGRLALWFEYAPLISSLYSDGLIPPNIEELTGITSIEQNRLIVGAKVRDSILQSLHEPELIAAFDTGGAELLYEIRLLSNTQRVAAATFIIDRNIDSKGAQDLARAIKDYPSRRGDVGWLDFDYNLPGDCLAYLYYRQSRENKNPSEQRTTMLLQALDVAQSEKAKNKLNKDLYGEKEEDKEKEKKEEVVAVRVPVVRLKFGEVAGASSVIVLPVCKASEGEKKILEAPMEIIAGGDFKVVEAEKGWRRWVVLPAWNPVAAIGKGGVAVSFRDDRKVLPWDGKEEPLLVVTDRERNAVEADDGYYLVVAENGLKLEKGSELKAREVKKSLGMVLLVVRPPREDDDDWQTSHEN; encoded by the coding sequence ATGTTTTCTCTCAAATCCTCAATCTCATCCTCGCCTTTCACACAATCCACTACTCATGGATTATTCACTAACCCGAATACCCGACCCGTTAATCCGTTACCACGTACCGTTTCCTTTACCGTAACCGCTTCAATGATACCCAGAAAAGGCTCAGCCAACATGATTCCCAAAAACCCTCCGGCTAAGCGACAGCTTTACCAACCATTCCGACCACCGTCATCTCCGATTCCACCTCAGTTCCGTTCACTCGATTCCGCCGGTAAAATCGAAATCCTCTCCGGTCGATTAGCTCTCTGGTTCGAATACGCACCACTCATCTCTTCTCTCTACTCCGATGGCTTAATTCCTCCCAACATCGAAGAGCTCACAGGTATCACAAGCATCGAACAGAACCGTCTTATCGTCGGCGCGAAAGTTCGTGACTCGATTCTTCAATCTCTCCATGAGCCGGAGCTCATCGCCGCGTTCGACACCGGCGGTGCAGAGCTTCTCTACGAGATTCGTCTCCTCAGCAATACGCAGCGTGTTGCGGCGGCCACGTTCATCATCGATCGCAATATTGATTCCAAAGGCGCGCAAGATTTGGCGCGAGCCATTAAGGATTACCCTAGCCGACGCGGAGACGTTGGTTGGTTGGATTTTGATTACAATTTACCAGGAGATTGTCTCGCCTACTTGTATTACAGGCAGAGCAGAGAGAACAAGAACCCATCGGAACAGAGAACCACAATGCTTCTACAAGCATTGGATGTTGCTCAATCCGAAAAGGCCAAGAACAAGTTAAACAAGGACCTATATggggagaaggaagaagataaggagaaggagaagaaagaggaggTCGTAGCTGTTCGGGTTCCGGTGGTGAGGCTTAAGTTTGGAGAAGTAGCAGGAGCGAGCTCGGTGATAGTTTTGCCCGTTTGTAAAGCATCGGAAGGGGAAAAGAAGATTCTTGAAGCTCCAATGGAGATCATAGCTGGAGGAGATTTCAaggtggttgaggctgagaAAGGATGGAGGAGATGGGTTGTGCTTCCTGCTTGGAACCCAGTGGCAGCCATTGGGAAAGGCGGTGTAGCTGTTTCTTTCAGGGATGATAGAAAAGTACTGCCTTGGGACGGGAAAGAGGAGCCTTTACTGGTTGTCACCGATAGGGAGAGGAATGCAGTGGAGGCTGATGACGGGTATTACCTCGTGGTAGCTGAGAACGGGCTGAAGCTAGAGAAAGGATCAGAGCTGAAGGCGAGAGAGGTGAAGAAGAGTTTAGGGATGGTTTTGTTGGTGGTGAGGCCGccaagagaagatgatgatgattggcAGACGAGTCATGAAAACTAG
- the LOC104764081 gene encoding uncharacterized protein LOC104764081, with protein sequence MADNLFSGLPPPSSAQQQELPISPKPDESKNETSSSAPTLVLKSALKRSKPHESAAPNVSAPPVLKSALKRSKPAVSTREPEPEPEAPKKRLQFKTSTDASEEQVIEAMQKITSHIKNPSKFSKASKLAIRLIQAGSVKPETSSYFIAILEAAMSSNTPCTDRLVRADFHALFSAAQDVVECLDKSQKNLLTIWTYKAVVANDLFTDDSFVFSKTATRIKEAIFDLPVSTEEDDVEEAAILEEAALKDNRDGQTTQDVAEAASAGDNENVKSDPFGLDALIPSSGKKNCKTKIRRPNEDADADENKRFLRSKREALITCLEIAARRYKVPWCQTVIDILVKHAFENVSRFTSQQRQAVEKLWASVREQHLRRKQGKSVTGKLDVTAFEALQDKYANEKMSIRSSVGASGERRAQQWLG encoded by the exons atggcggACAATTTATTCTCCGGGCTGCCACCTCCTTCTTCCGCTCAGCAGCAAGAGCTACCAATTTCTCCAAAACCAGATGAGTCGAAGAATGAAACTTCCTCTTCAGCTCCGACTCTGGTTCTCAAGAGTGCCCTGAAGCGATCGAAGCCACATGAATCTGCTGCACCCAATGTTTCAG CTCCTCCTGTTCTCAAGAGCGCACTTAAGCGATCAAAACCAGCAGTATCTACACGGGAACCAGAACCAGAACCGGAAG CCCCTAAAAAGCGTCTACAGTTCAAGACATCAACTGATGCATCAGAGGAACAAGTGATTGAAGCGATGCAGAAGATAACATCTCACATCAAGAACCCTTCCAAATTCTCCAAAGCCTCAAAGCTTGCGATACGGCTGATCCAAGCTGGAAGTGTGAAGCCAGAAACAAGCAGCTACTTCATTGCCATACTTGAAGCTGCCATGTCGTCTAACACTCCTTGTACAGATCGATTGGTTCGAGCAGACTTTCATGCATTGTTCTCAGCAGCACAAGATGTTGTCGag TGCCTTGATAAAAGCCAGAAGAATCTGCTGACCATATGGACATACAAAGCAGTTGTGGCTAATGACCTCTTCACTGATGACAGCTTTGTG TTTTCCAAGACTGCTACTCGAATAAAGGAGGCTATATTTGATCTTCCGGTTTCAACTGAGGAGGATGATGTGGAAGAAGCTGCTATTCTTGAAGAAGCGGCGCTGAAGGACAACCGAGATGGCCAGACAACACAGGACGTGGCTGAAGCTGCTTCAGCTGGAGATAATGAAAATGTCAAGTCTGATCCCTTTGGGCTCGATGCCTTGATTCCCAGTTCCGGaaagaaaaattgtaaaacaaagATAAGGAGACCAAATGAAGATGCAGATGCCGACGAGAACAAGAGGTTTCTCAGGTCAAAAAGAGAAGCTTTGATTACATGCTTGGAGATTGCTGCACGCCGTTACAAAGTTCCATG GTGCCAAACTGTTATAGACATATTGGTGAAACATGCCTTTGAGAACGTGTCAAGGTTCACATCACAACAGAGACAAGCAGTGGAGAAACTCTGGGCTTCTGTTCGTGAACAACATCTCCGTAGGAAGCAAGGCAAATCAGTCACAGGAAAACTCGACGTGACAGCTTTTGAAGCGCTTCAGGATAAATACGCCAATGAGAAAATGAGCATCCGGAGCTCAGTTGGAGCCAGCGGTGAACGCCGTGCACAGCAATGGCTCggttaa
- the LOC104767327 gene encoding uncharacterized protein LOC104767327 encodes MADNLFSGLPPPSSAQQQELPISPKPDESKNETSSSAPTLVLKSALKRSKPHESAAPNVSAPPVLKSALKRSKPAVSTREPEPEPEAPKKRLQFKTSTDASEEQVIEAMQKITSHIKNPSKFSKASKLAIRLIQAGSVKPETSSYFIAILEAAMSSNTPCTDRLVRADFHALFSAAQDVVECLDKSQKNLXLSSSQFPPHITESQYR; translated from the exons atggcggACAATTTATTCTCCGGGCTGCCACCTCCTTCTTCCGCTCAGCAGCAAGAGCTACCAATTTCTCCAAAACCAGATGAGTCGAAGAATGAAACTTCCTCTTCAGCTCCGACTCTGGTTCTCAAGAGTGCCCTGAAGCGATCGAAGCCACATGAATCTGCTGCACCCAATGTTTCAG CTCCTCCTGTTCTCAAGAGCGCACTTAAGCGATCAAAACCAGCAGTATCTACACGGGAACCAGAACCAGAACCGGAAG CCCCTAAAAAGCGTCTACAGTTCAAGACATCAACTGATGCATCAGAGGAACAAGTGATTGAAGCGATGCAGAAGATAACATCTCACATCAAGAACCCTTCCAAATTCTCCAAAGCCTCAAAGCTTGCGATACGGCTGATCCAAGCTGGAAGTGTGAAGCCAGAAACAAGCAGCTACTTCATTGCCATACTTGAAGCTGCCATGTCGTCTAACACTCCTTGTACAGATCGATTGGTTCGAGCAGACTTTCATGCATTGTTCTCAGCAGCACAAGATGTTGTCGag TGCCTTGATAAAAGCCAGAAGAATCTGCNACTTTCATCATCGCAATTCCCCCCACACATCACAGAGTCACAATATCGTTAA